In one window of Carassius carassius chromosome 38, fCarCar2.1, whole genome shotgun sequence DNA:
- the LOC132118933 gene encoding uncharacterized protein LOC132118933: protein MLCTQQQSNEVGGSYHMEKEGLKRCLDKLESNGLAVDYIVTDRHLQIQKYLRDRNITQFYDVWHFEKGLSKKLDKLSKMKDCEVLKKWLHSVKNHVYWSAISSESGPEKVVKWNSLQNHIQNVHVHENHLFPKCEHPDKVSRDPKKWIQPGSIALHKVEKLLYNKRVLKDIEKLSHNFQTSSLEAFHSLILRFAPKNVIFPFIGMLCRLYLAAMHYNENANREQATTTAKPVKIEPTYI, encoded by the exons atgttgtgtaCCCAACAACAGAGCAACGAGGTTGGTGGAAGTTATCATATGGAAAAGGAGGGATTGAAGCGTTGTCTCGATAAGCTCGAGTCTAATGGTTTAGCTGTTGACTACATCGTTACCGATCGCCATCTGCAGATTCAGAAGTACCTGAGGGACCGCAATATCACTCAGTTCTATGACGTGTGGCACTTTGAGAAAG GTTTATCTAAGAAACTTGACAAACTTTCAAAAATGAAGGACTGTGAGGTGCTGAAAAAATGGTTGCACAGCGTCAAAAACCATGTTTACTGGAGTGCGATTTCCTCTGAGTCTGGGCCAGAAAAGGTGGTGAAGTGGAATTCACTGCAGAACCACATCCAAAATGTACATGTTCATGAGAACCACCTCTTCCCCAAGTGTGAACACCCAGACAAAGTTTCCAGGGATCCAAAAAAATGGATCCAACCAG gatcaatagcgctccataaagtggaaaagctattatacaacaagagagttctcaaggatatagaaaagctcagccacaactttcagacgtcatcactggaggctttccacagtctgattttgcgttttgccccaaagaacgtgattttccctttcataggaatgttgtgcag GCTGTATCTTGCAGCAATGCACTATAATGAAAATGCTAACCGTGAGCAGGCAACAACA